Proteins encoded together in one Lathyrus oleraceus cultivar Zhongwan6 chromosome 5, CAAS_Psat_ZW6_1.0, whole genome shotgun sequence window:
- the LOC127080221 gene encoding uncharacterized protein LOC127080221 produces the protein MAHTLEEFERILNCSIKCHNPFPKIEEDFIMPKLSTVFGIDVGELADSWALKGVDKGITRKFLEGHSWKFAKEKKWESCIMVLELLIYGIVLFPNIDNFIDRSAIEVFLSGNPVSFLLVDFYHTFHTRHEKKGGTFMCYDMLFHMWMKAHMPQKGPFVSKDLPWCQKFASLFASTIQWYKREWETQDIVLRYGGFPNAPLVGTHGCINYNHVLCMRQFGHAMNGPPRDEDLVPFIVNGVYPLKPTVRKVRKAWTKIVISGPKLGKKNVIAKESYMQWAKERARIVKIPLNFESSCLPKVPGPKPILQEDVDKLTSKVSELELENTLLRLQLIKEKQKGDDLEDKGKDFPDMMKEADLIIYPDNTSHKVYNFVKFCKKTMIELITDVEALRKSQWVTFQVNL, from the exons ATGGCTCATACTTTGGAAGAGTTTGAGAGGATCCTGAATTGCTCTATCAAATGTCATAACCCATTCCCAAAGATTGAAGAAGACTTCATTATGCCCAAGTTATCAACAGTGTTTGGAATTGATGTAGGCGAACTAGCCGACAGTTGGGCTCTAAAAGGGGTTGACAAAGGAATCACGAGGAAGTTTTTGGAAGGTCATTCCTGGAAATTTGCTAAAGAAAAGAAATGGGAATCTTGTATTATGGTCTTGGAATTATtgatctatgggattgtcctATTCCCAAACATCGACAACTTTATAGATCGTTCAGCAATAGAGGTTTTCTTATCTGGCAACCCAGTGTCATTCCTCTTGGTAGACTTCTACCACACTTTCCATACTCGCCACGAGAAGAAGGGTGGAACTTTCATGTGTTATGATATGTTGTTTCATATGTGGATGAAAGCTCATATGCCGCAAAAGGGTCCTTTTGTATCCAAAGATCTCCCATGGTGTCAAAAATTTGCATCACTCTTTGCCAGTACTATCCAGTGGTACAAAAGGGAGTGGGAAACCCAAGACATCGTCCTCAGATATGGAGGATTTCCAAACGCACCCTTGGTAGGTACACATGGGTGTATCAACTACAATCATGTGTTATGCATGAGGCAATTTGGACATGCAATGAATGGTCCTCCTAGAGATGAAGACTTGGTTCCTTTTATCGTCAATGGTGTTTATCCTCTTAAACCTACTGTGAGGAAAGTGAGAAAAGCATGGACAAAGATTGTCATAAGCGGTCCAAAGCTTGGGAAGAAGAATGTCATCGCCAAAGAGTCGTATATGCAATGGGCAAAAGAAAGAGCCCGAATAGTCAAGATCCCTCTCAACTTTGAATCCTCATGTCTCCCTAAAGTACCAGGACCCAAGCCAATCTTACAAGAAGACGTTGATAAACTTACTAGTAAGGTTAGCGAACTTGAACTAGAGAACACTCTCTTGCGACTCCAGCTCATCAAGGAGAAGCAAAAAGGTGATGACTTGGAAGACAAAGGCAAG GATTTCCCCGACATGATGAAAGAGGCTGATCTGATCATATATCCAGATAACACTTCTCACAAAGTCTACAACTTTGTGAAGTTCTGCAAGAAGACTATGATCGAGCTAATTACAGATGTTGAAGCTCTTCGCAAGTCTCAATGGGTCACATTCCAAGTCAATTTGTAG